The DNA region ACGAGGCGCTATCGTTACCAACAGAAGCAGCCGCAAAAATCGCCCTGCGTACCCAACAAATTATTGCTTTTGAAAGTGGCGTAACGGATACAGTTGACCCGCTTGCAGGCTCATTTTTTGTAGAAAGCCTTACCGATGAGATAGAGACTGCTGCATGGGCCTATATCGATAAGATTGATGCAATGGGTGGTTCTGTAAATGCCATCGAAAGCGAGTATATGCAAAATGAAATTGCTGCCGCATCTTATCAATACCAAAGGGAGATAGAAACCGGCGAGCGAGTTTCTGTTGGGGTGAACAAATTTATACAAGAAGAAGAGGGTTTGACGGATATCTTACGAATCGACGATGCTATCCGTAAGCTGCAAACGGAAAAGTTAAGGCTGTTAAAAGCGGAACGGAACAATGTTGATGTTTCAACTGCCTTGCAAGCTTTGGAAAATGCGGCGAAAGACGGTTCGAACATGATGCCATACATTATTGACGCCGTTGAAAAATATGCAACGCTCGGCGAAATAGCCGATGTAATGCGTAAGGTGTTTGGCGAATATTAAGTCTTGGTTATTTAACTAAAAAACATTGCGTGGTCGGTACTTGTGAGCGAGACCTATTCGCCCGAAAAAGCGATGGAGCGGATTGGCAACTAAATCAGCCACGCTTTCCAAACTGACTGGTTGTCGTGCCTAAGGCCCTGCTAAATTCTCGTGGCAAGATTGTTACGTTTGTACTTCAACAATTCTAATAAGAAGCGGGGCTATCTGTTCTATTTTTATTATATTACCTCAGCCTGTCTTGAGCACCTGTTTAAGCTAAATAGGAGGGTTCCGGATCTTAAGTTATTTGTTCCGTTCGAATAGCGATTACCATTAAATTTAACGATTTGCGCCGGTAATGGCGTGACTTTTGCTTCTTGAGTAGCGATTTGAAATGTTGAAAGGAAATCTGCGTTAAATAGTGCTAAATGTGGAAAACCGATGTTAATAAATAGTTATCAACATAAAAAATTGAGGTTAAGCAGGCTACTTAATTCCCTATCAGTATGTTACGATTTATTTGAAAAATTTGTTTAAAATGTTGATAATTTTCTCAATATTCGTACTCCCGAAACGGATCATTCCTTTATTTCGAATCGGCACTGGAAACCAATAAATTATAGAAATCGCAATGGAAAAAACTTGTACAGAAGTGTGGAAGAACTGTCTTCAAATCATTAAGGATAATATTCCGAACCAAAGTTTCAAAACCTGGTTCGAGCCAATAACAGCCCTTAAGTTGGAAGGTAAGGTTTTAACCATACAAGTGCCAAGTTTGTTCTTTTACGAATGGCTTGAAGAACACTATGTAGGCTTGCTTCGCAAGACTGTAAAAAAACAACTTGGAGAGGACGGCAGGTTGGAATACAATATCGTTGTTGATAAATCATCTAACAGTGGCAGTCCTTACACTACTAATATGCCATCAAATGGAAATGGGGCAGAGGCAAAGGTGCAATCGATGCCAATTCCGGTTTCCATTAATAAAGACATCAAAAACCCTTTTATCATCCCTGGATTAAAAAAGCTAAATGTCGACCCGCAGTTAAACGCTAATTATACTTTCGAAAACTATATTGAGGGCGATTGCAACCGCCTGGCCCGCTCTGCTGGTTATGCCGTTGCGGCGAAACCCGGAGGCACTTCTTTTAACCCGTTGATGATTTACGGCGGCGTAGGTTTGGGAAAAACCCATCTTGCACAGGCCATCGGCAATGAGATTAAACGTAGCATGCCCGATAGGCTGGTGATTTATGTAAGCTGCGAGAAATTTTGCCAGCAGTTTGTAGATTCATTAAAAAATAATACGATTAACGATTTCGTTAATTTTTATCAGGCAATGGATGTGATCATTATGGATGATGTACACAACTTTGCTGGTAAAGAAAAAACACAGGATATTTTCTTCCATATTTTCAATCACTTGCATCAATCGGGCAAACAAGTAATTTTAACTTCCGATAAAGCACCAAAAGATTTGGCTGGTTTGGAAGAACGTTTATTAAGTCGTTTTAAATGGGGCCTTTC from Pedobacter endophyticus includes:
- the dnaA gene encoding chromosomal replication initiator protein DnaA: MEKTCTEVWKNCLQIIKDNIPNQSFKTWFEPITALKLEGKVLTIQVPSLFFYEWLEEHYVGLLRKTVKKQLGEDGRLEYNIVVDKSSNSGSPYTTNMPSNGNGAEAKVQSMPIPVSINKDIKNPFIIPGLKKLNVDPQLNANYTFENYIEGDCNRLARSAGYAVAAKPGGTSFNPLMIYGGVGLGKTHLAQAIGNEIKRSMPDRLVIYVSCEKFCQQFVDSLKNNTINDFVNFYQAMDVIIMDDVHNFAGKEKTQDIFFHIFNHLHQSGKQVILTSDKAPKDLAGLEERLLSRFKWGLSADLQVPDLETRIAILRKKMYADGIELPGEVVEYVAHNIDNNVRELEGAMVSLLAQATLNKKEIDLALAKQMLKNFIKNTTKEISMEYIQKLVCEYFEVPVDMVKSQTRKREIVQARQISMYLSKSHTKSSLKTIGAFFGGRDHSTVIYACQTVEDLIDTDKKFKAYVQDIQKKLKMS